In Nonomuraea muscovyensis, one genomic interval encodes:
- a CDS encoding MGMT family protein produces the protein MDGLNPFAERVLDVVERIPPGRVMAYGDIAEYLGEGGPRQVGRVMSLWGGGVAWWRVVHADGSGASSDHREECLARWREEGTPVRGDRADMRRARWDGQGDSRVDGRSADSQKRD, from the coding sequence GTGGACGGCCTGAACCCCTTCGCCGAGCGCGTGCTCGACGTGGTGGAGCGCATCCCGCCGGGCCGGGTGATGGCCTACGGCGACATCGCCGAGTATCTGGGCGAGGGCGGCCCGCGGCAGGTCGGACGGGTGATGTCCCTCTGGGGCGGCGGCGTGGCGTGGTGGCGGGTCGTGCACGCGGACGGCTCCGGCGCGAGCTCCGACCATCGCGAGGAGTGCCTGGCCCGCTGGCGCGAGGAGGGCACCCCCGTGCGGGGCGACCGGGCCGACATGCGGCGGGCGCGCTGGGACGGCCAGGGTGACAGCCGGGTGGACGGACGTTCAGCGGATTCACAGAAACGCGATTGA
- a CDS encoding S8 family serine peptidase, translating to MLTLVRGLTAAALAFQAPAAAAPPPVREQQQWVLDALNVEQAWAVTKGKGVTVAVIDSLVDVRVKELRGRVTTAPDMSAPTVQREARPGRHGTAMAALIAGSGAGQGLVGVAPEARVLSIPLAVTEDPDLGTIDPEPRQPAGRESPLARALRYAVNHGAKVVSMSIGSYGPHRSEREAVSYALGKGVVLVAAVGNDGQTGYTEMNGTSYWSFPAGYPGVIGVAAVDKQGRQASFSSDNLSVLVAAPGVDVPVVRRDGGYELSRGTSSAGALVAGVAALVKSRQPRLRPEQVAQALAAGARGRPAAGYDDKTGFGVVDAGAALDAAEKLAAAEPAAGVPGDTHFGAGEDSPVPSQPGTEPWRLLLYGGGVLAALVTFGGAVIVLNQRRG from the coding sequence GTGCTGACCCTCGTCCGCGGGCTGACCGCCGCCGCGCTCGCGTTCCAGGCACCCGCCGCCGCGGCGCCCCCGCCCGTCCGCGAGCAGCAGCAGTGGGTGCTGGACGCGCTCAACGTCGAGCAGGCGTGGGCCGTCACCAAGGGCAAGGGTGTCACCGTGGCCGTGATCGACAGCCTGGTGGACGTGCGCGTCAAGGAGCTTCGCGGCCGGGTGACCACTGCGCCCGACATGAGCGCGCCCACCGTGCAGCGCGAGGCCCGGCCGGGCCGCCACGGCACCGCGATGGCGGCGCTCATCGCCGGGTCGGGTGCCGGCCAGGGGCTGGTCGGCGTCGCCCCCGAGGCGCGGGTGCTGTCGATCCCGCTGGCCGTGACCGAGGACCCCGACCTCGGCACGATCGACCCCGAGCCCCGGCAGCCGGCCGGGCGGGAGAGCCCGCTGGCGCGGGCCCTGCGCTACGCCGTCAACCACGGTGCCAAGGTCGTCAGCATGTCGATCGGCAGCTACGGGCCGCACCGGTCGGAGCGGGAGGCCGTCTCGTACGCGCTGGGCAAGGGCGTCGTGCTGGTCGCCGCCGTCGGCAACGACGGGCAGACGGGCTACACCGAGATGAACGGCACCTCCTACTGGAGCTTCCCCGCCGGCTATCCGGGCGTCATCGGCGTGGCCGCGGTGGACAAGCAGGGCAGGCAGGCCTCGTTCAGCAGCGACAACCTGTCCGTTCTCGTCGCCGCGCCCGGCGTGGACGTGCCCGTCGTCAGGCGTGATGGCGGCTACGAGCTGTCCCGGGGCACCAGCTCGGCCGGCGCGCTCGTCGCCGGGGTGGCCGCCCTGGTCAAGTCGCGTCAGCCCCGCCTGCGCCCCGAACAGGTCGCCCAGGCGCTGGCCGCCGGAGCCAGGGGCCGACCGGCGGCGGGATACGACGACAAGACCGGGTTCGGGGTGGTCGACGCGGGCGCCGCGCTCGACGCGGCCGAGAAATTGGCGGCCGCCGAACCGGCCGCCGGGGTGCCCGGCGACACGCACTTCGGGGCGGGCGAGGACTCGCCGGTGCCGTCGCAGCCGGGCACCGAGCCGTGGCGGTTGCTGCTGTACGGCGGCGGCGTGCTCGCGGCGCTGGTGACCTTCGGTGGCGCCGTCATCGTGCTCAATCAGCGCAGAGGATGA
- a CDS encoding S8 family serine peptidase → MLSRAALVVAGLTCAVAGAVAVPVAGASPALADDVRGVQQPVIDTLDLSRAWRTSKGAGVTVAVLDSGVDPGHRDLAGSVTVGRDFTAGANPPGVPPRRLHGTYMASLIAGHGHGPGGGQGVIGVAPAARVLSVRVILEDEEPGFVRFNTARRFENVVARGIRYAVDRGAHVINMSISKELATKEERAAVRYAISKGVVLVAAAGNEGAAKAGRAGFAPYSYPAAFPGVVSVGATDRRLRRATFSNWNASVLLAAPGVDIMGAGPGDAYWVGQGTSQATALVSGVAALIKARYPDMSPPLVVQALAASATDRPPGGYDTGTGFGVVNAARALAEARRLARHTETATGPRAHDPAAPIGAGSRGPIAVVARDHTAVTVYGTIAAAATAGALTSLASMYVLVRRVRRAQSSQEA, encoded by the coding sequence GTGCTGAGCCGGGCCGCGCTGGTCGTGGCCGGACTGACCTGCGCGGTGGCCGGAGCCGTGGCCGTGCCGGTGGCCGGGGCGTCGCCCGCCCTGGCCGACGACGTGCGCGGCGTGCAGCAGCCGGTGATCGACACGCTCGACCTGTCCAGGGCGTGGCGGACCAGCAAGGGGGCCGGTGTCACAGTGGCCGTGCTCGACTCGGGTGTCGATCCGGGCCACCGCGACCTGGCCGGTTCGGTCACCGTGGGCCGCGACTTCACCGCCGGAGCCAACCCGCCCGGCGTGCCCCCGCGCCGGCTGCACGGCACGTACATGGCCTCGCTGATCGCCGGGCACGGGCACGGGCCCGGCGGCGGGCAGGGCGTCATCGGCGTGGCGCCCGCGGCCCGGGTCCTGTCGGTGCGGGTGATCCTGGAGGACGAGGAGCCGGGCTTCGTCCGGTTCAACACGGCCCGGCGCTTCGAGAACGTGGTGGCCAGGGGCATCCGCTACGCCGTCGACCGGGGCGCCCACGTGATCAACATGTCGATCTCCAAGGAGCTGGCCACCAAGGAGGAGCGGGCCGCGGTCCGCTACGCCATCTCCAAGGGCGTCGTGCTGGTCGCCGCGGCGGGCAACGAAGGGGCGGCCAAGGCCGGCCGCGCCGGGTTCGCCCCCTACTCCTATCCGGCGGCCTTCCCCGGCGTGGTGTCGGTGGGGGCGACCGACCGGAGGCTGCGGCGCGCGACGTTCTCCAACTGGAACGCCTCGGTCCTGCTGGCCGCCCCCGGCGTCGACATCATGGGGGCGGGGCCCGGCGACGCCTACTGGGTGGGCCAGGGCACCTCGCAGGCGACCGCGCTGGTGTCCGGCGTAGCCGCACTGATAAAGGCGAGATATCCGGATATGTCGCCGCCGTTGGTGGTGCAGGCCCTCGCCGCGAGCGCGACCGACCGGCCACCGGGCGGCTACGACACGGGCACCGGCTTCGGCGTGGTGAACGCCGCCCGAGCCCTCGCCGAGGCCCGCCGCCTGGCCCGGCACACCGAGACCGCGACCGGCCCACGGGCCCACGACCCGGCCGCGCCGATCGGGGCGGGCTCCCGAGGGCCGATCGCCGTCGTCGCCCGCGACCACACCGCGGTCACGGTCTACGGCACGATCGCCGCGGCGGCCACCGCCGGCGCGCTGACCTCGCTGGCGTCGATGTACGTCCTGGTCAGACGGGTACGGCGGGCACAGAGCTCCCAAGAGGCATGA
- the moeZ gene encoding adenylyltransferase/sulfurtransferase MoeZ, protein MSLPPLVEPAAELTVDEVRRYSRHLIIPDVGMAGQKRLKNAKVLCVGAGGLGSPALLYLAAAGVGTLGIIDFDVVDESNLQRQVIHGQSDVGRPKAESAAASVREINPLIDVVVHNTALTNDNVMEIFSGYDLIVDGTDNFATRYMVNDAAVLLGKPYVWGSIYRFDGQASVFWAEHGPCYRCLYPEPPPPGMVPSCAEGGVLGVLCASVGSIQVNEAIKLLTGIGDPLVGRLMIYDALEMKYRDVKVRKDPECVLCGKNPTVTALLDDYEAFCGAISDEAAEAASGSTITALELKAMQDNGENIFLVDVREPNEYEIVSIPGATLIPKGEFLNGSALEKLPQDKRIVLHCKSGARSAEALAIVKNAGFSDAVHVGGGVLSWVKAVDPSLPSY, encoded by the coding sequence GTGTCCTTGCCACCGCTGGTCGAGCCGGCCGCCGAGCTGACCGTTGACGAAGTGCGCCGCTACTCGCGCCACCTGATCATCCCCGACGTGGGGATGGCCGGGCAGAAGCGGCTGAAGAACGCCAAGGTGCTCTGCGTGGGCGCCGGCGGCCTGGGCTCGCCCGCGCTGCTGTACCTCGCGGCGGCCGGCGTCGGGACGCTCGGCATCATCGACTTCGACGTCGTCGACGAGTCCAACCTGCAGCGCCAGGTCATCCACGGCCAGTCCGACGTCGGCCGGCCCAAGGCCGAGAGCGCCGCGGCGTCCGTCCGCGAGATCAACCCGCTGATCGACGTCGTCGTCCACAACACGGCGCTGACCAACGACAACGTGATGGAGATCTTCTCCGGCTACGACCTCATCGTCGACGGCACCGACAACTTCGCCACCCGCTACATGGTCAACGACGCGGCCGTGCTGCTCGGCAAGCCGTACGTGTGGGGCTCGATCTACCGGTTCGACGGCCAGGCGAGCGTGTTCTGGGCCGAGCACGGCCCCTGCTACCGCTGCCTCTACCCCGAGCCCCCGCCTCCCGGCATGGTGCCCTCGTGCGCCGAGGGCGGCGTGCTCGGCGTGCTGTGCGCCTCTGTCGGCTCCATCCAGGTCAACGAGGCCATCAAGCTCCTCACCGGCATCGGCGACCCGCTGGTCGGGCGGCTGATGATCTACGACGCCCTGGAGATGAAGTACCGCGACGTCAAGGTCCGCAAGGACCCCGAGTGCGTCCTGTGCGGCAAGAACCCCACGGTCACCGCGCTGCTCGACGACTACGAGGCGTTCTGCGGGGCCATCTCCGACGAGGCCGCCGAGGCCGCGTCGGGCTCCACGATCACCGCGCTGGAGCTCAAGGCCATGCAGGACAACGGCGAGAACATCTTCCTCGTCGACGTCCGCGAGCCGAACGAGTACGAGATCGTGTCGATCCCGGGCGCCACGCTGATCCCCAAGGGTGAGTTCCTCAACGGCTCCGCCCTGGAGAAGCTGCCGCAGGACAAGCGCATCGTGCTCCACTGCAAGTCGGGCGCGCGTTCGGCCGAGGCGCTGGCCATTGTCAAGAACGCCGGCTTCTCCGACGCCGTCCACGTCGGCGGAGGCGTGCTGAGCTGGGTCAAGGCCGTCGACCCCAGCCTGCCGTCCTACTGA
- a CDS encoding alpha/beta fold hydrolase, giving the protein MTAEPIPHWPGRMVGSVHVRSTPEGAPERAVFVHGLAGAATNWTDLMDELKDDVTGHAVDLPGAGFSPAPANGDYTIAAHARAVIGLMEETGPAHLFGNSLGGAVSVRVAAQRPDLVRSLTLVSPALPDLLPRYGPVRVAAAATPRLGEWVADRLRFVPAEQRISASFAMVWADMGLVHPVRLHDAVEELRRRDDLPHAAAAMIGSARGIVAEYFRRGEDNLWSQAARVRAPTLIIHGRHDRLVRPAMAAKAGRTFPQVRLVLLPRAGHVAMMEMPGVVAAEARRLIGETRLGNAPLGS; this is encoded by the coding sequence ATGACCGCAGAGCCGATCCCGCACTGGCCAGGACGCATGGTGGGCTCGGTGCACGTCAGATCCACCCCCGAGGGGGCGCCCGAGCGGGCGGTCTTCGTGCACGGGCTGGCCGGGGCCGCCACCAACTGGACCGACCTGATGGACGAGCTCAAGGACGACGTCACCGGCCACGCCGTCGACCTGCCGGGAGCGGGCTTCTCGCCCGCGCCGGCCAACGGCGACTACACCATCGCCGCGCACGCCCGCGCCGTGATCGGGCTGATGGAGGAGACCGGACCGGCCCACCTGTTCGGCAACTCGCTCGGCGGCGCGGTGTCCGTCCGGGTCGCCGCGCAGCGGCCCGACCTGGTGCGCTCGCTCACGCTCGTCTCACCCGCCCTGCCGGACCTGCTGCCCAGGTACGGGCCCGTGCGTGTGGCCGCCGCCGCGACGCCCCGCCTCGGGGAGTGGGTGGCCGACCGGCTCCGGTTCGTCCCGGCCGAGCAGCGGATCAGCGCCTCCTTCGCGATGGTCTGGGCCGACATGGGCTTGGTCCACCCTGTACGGCTGCACGATGCCGTCGAGGAGTTGCGCCGGCGCGACGACCTGCCCCACGCGGCCGCGGCCATGATCGGTTCCGCCCGGGGCATCGTCGCGGAGTACTTCCGGCGCGGCGAGGACAACCTGTGGAGCCAGGCCGCCCGGGTCCGGGCGCCGACCCTGATCATCCACGGCCGGCACGACCGGCTGGTGCGCCCCGCCATGGCCGCCAAGGCAGGCCGTACGTTCCCGCAGGTGCGGTTGGTGCTGCTGCCACGGGCGGGGCACGTGGCGATGATGGAGATGCCCGGCGTCGTGGCCGCGGAGGCCCGCCGTCTCATAGGTGAGACACGATTGGGGAATGCCCCACTCGGCAGCTAG
- the ku gene encoding non-homologous end joining protein Ku — protein MRSIWKGAISFGLVTIPVKLFSATEQKDVTFHQVHRADGGRIRYKRVCTVDGEEVPYSDIAKGYELATGEIVVLTDEDFEDLPLTTSRRIDVLQFAPAEQIDPIYFAKSYYLEPDGQGAKPYVLLRNALESSGQVAVVKVALRQRESLATLRVRDGVFVLETMLWPDEIRTADFEFLEEDIEVRPQELKMAESLITTMEADFDPKQYHDAYREALQQVIEAKVAGKEVVAPPETEEEGGPAVDLMAALRASVEAAKREREGRPAKGGKQARTSTAAKGAAQKQAEKQAEKQGEEKGEEKAAPKRKARKSA, from the coding sequence ATGCGCAGCATCTGGAAGGGTGCGATCTCCTTCGGGCTGGTCACGATCCCGGTCAAGCTCTTCTCGGCGACCGAGCAGAAGGACGTCACCTTCCACCAGGTCCACCGCGCGGACGGTGGCCGGATCCGCTACAAGCGCGTGTGCACCGTCGACGGCGAGGAGGTGCCCTACTCCGACATCGCCAAGGGCTACGAGCTGGCCACCGGCGAGATCGTCGTGCTCACCGACGAGGACTTCGAGGACCTGCCGCTGACCACCTCGCGCCGGATCGACGTCCTGCAGTTCGCCCCGGCCGAGCAGATCGACCCGATCTACTTCGCCAAGTCCTACTACCTCGAACCCGACGGGCAGGGCGCCAAGCCGTACGTGCTGCTGCGCAACGCGCTGGAGAGCTCGGGACAGGTCGCGGTCGTCAAGGTGGCGCTGCGCCAGCGCGAGTCGCTGGCGACGCTGCGGGTGCGCGACGGGGTGTTCGTGCTGGAGACCATGCTCTGGCCGGACGAGATCCGCACGGCCGACTTCGAGTTCCTGGAGGAGGACATCGAGGTACGGCCGCAGGAGCTCAAGATGGCCGAGTCGCTCATCACCACCATGGAGGCCGACTTCGACCCGAAGCAGTACCACGACGCCTACCGCGAGGCCCTGCAGCAGGTGATCGAGGCCAAGGTGGCGGGCAAGGAGGTCGTCGCGCCGCCGGAGACCGAGGAGGAGGGCGGCCCGGCCGTGGACCTCATGGCGGCGCTTCGAGCCAGCGTGGAGGCCGCCAAGCGGGAGCGGGAGGGCCGGCCGGCCAAGGGCGGGAAGCAGGCTCGGACGTCGACGGCCGCCAAGGGCGCCGCGCAGAAGCAGGCCGAGAAGCAGGCCGAGAAGCAGGGTGAGGAGAAAGGCGAGGAGAAGGCCGCGCCCAAGCGCAAGGCCCGCAAGTCGGCCTGA
- the ligD gene encoding non-homologous end-joining DNA ligase → MKQASKKVPVRVESRDLVLTNLTKALYPETGFTKAEVIDYYSRIAPVLLPHLRGRPLTVKRYPDGADGMFFFEKNAPPHTPDWVRTVRLPAPGSTKDRETIDFAVVDDLPTLVYYANLAALELHVPQWRVSADGEALPPDTLVFDLDPGPPATIVECCRVALMLREVLDAEGLTALPKTSGNKGMQLYAGWDCREEPSAYAKRLAQLLERRHPDQVVSVMAKKARPGKVFIDWSQNNPAKTTVAPYSLRAARLPTVSTPLLWAEVEDCGRPEDLVFTATDVLARVGEHGDLFRRA, encoded by the coding sequence GTGAAGCAGGCGAGCAAGAAGGTCCCGGTCCGGGTCGAGAGCCGCGACCTCGTCCTGACCAACCTCACCAAGGCGCTCTACCCGGAGACGGGGTTCACCAAGGCCGAGGTGATCGACTACTACAGCCGGATCGCGCCGGTCCTGCTGCCGCACCTGCGGGGCCGGCCGCTGACCGTCAAGCGCTACCCCGACGGCGCCGACGGGATGTTCTTCTTCGAGAAGAACGCCCCGCCGCACACCCCCGACTGGGTCAGGACGGTCAGGCTGCCCGCCCCCGGCAGCACCAAGGACCGCGAGACCATCGACTTCGCCGTCGTCGACGACCTGCCGACGCTGGTGTACTACGCCAACCTGGCCGCCCTGGAGCTCCACGTCCCGCAGTGGCGGGTCTCCGCGGACGGCGAGGCGCTGCCCCCCGACACGCTGGTCTTCGACCTGGACCCGGGGCCGCCCGCGACCATCGTCGAGTGCTGCCGGGTGGCGCTCATGCTGCGCGAGGTGCTCGACGCCGAGGGACTCACCGCGCTGCCCAAGACGAGCGGCAACAAGGGCATGCAGCTGTACGCCGGGTGGGACTGCCGCGAGGAGCCGTCGGCGTACGCCAAGCGGCTCGCCCAGCTCCTGGAGCGCCGGCACCCCGACCAGGTCGTCAGCGTGATGGCCAAGAAGGCCAGGCCCGGCAAGGTGTTCATCGACTGGAGCCAGAACAACCCCGCCAAGACCACCGTCGCGCCCTACTCCCTGCGGGCCGCCCGGCTCCCCACGGTCTCGACACCGCTGCTGTGGGCGGAGGTCGAGGACTGCGGGCGGCCGGAGGACCTGGTCTTCACCGCCACGGACGTCCTCGCCCGGGTCGGGGAACACGGGGATCTTTTCCGCCGGGCGTAG
- a CDS encoding TetR/AcrR family transcriptional regulator: protein MTATPDAKPRGTRLPRLARRRQLLSAAQEVFVENGYHAAAMDEIADRAGVSKPVLYQHFPGKLELYLALLDLHVDDMVNRCREALASTNENKLRVQATFSAFFDFVSTQGEAFRLVFESDLRNVAPVRQRVERSLRECAEMVSAVIQEDTGCTSDEAHLLGVGLVGMAEVSARYWVTTHGSIPKDAAEQLMARLAWRGISGFPRTA from the coding sequence GTGACCGCAACCCCGGACGCCAAGCCCCGGGGCACCCGGCTGCCCCGACTCGCCCGCCGCAGGCAGCTGCTGAGCGCGGCGCAGGAAGTGTTCGTCGAGAACGGCTACCACGCGGCGGCCATGGACGAGATCGCCGACCGGGCGGGCGTCAGCAAGCCGGTGCTCTACCAGCACTTCCCCGGCAAGCTGGAGCTCTACCTCGCGCTGCTCGACCTGCACGTCGACGACATGGTCAACCGTTGCCGCGAGGCCCTGGCCTCCACCAACGAGAACAAGCTGCGGGTGCAGGCGACGTTCAGCGCGTTCTTCGACTTCGTCTCCACCCAGGGCGAGGCGTTCCGTCTCGTCTTCGAGTCCGACCTGCGCAACGTCGCGCCGGTGCGGCAGCGGGTGGAGCGGTCCCTGCGCGAGTGCGCGGAGATGGTCAGCGCGGTGATCCAGGAGGACACCGGCTGCACCAGCGACGAGGCCCACCTGCTCGGGGTCGGCCTGGTCGGCATGGCCGAGGTGAGCGCCCGCTACTGGGTCACCACCCACGGCTCGATCCCCAAGGACGCCGCCGAGCAGCTCATGGCCCGCCTCGCCTGGCGCGGCATCAGCGGTTTTCCGCGTACGGCGTAA
- a CDS encoding DUF3107 domain-containing protein: MEVKIGVRSVHRELVVETEMSSEQVEEEIRNALAADRGVFSITDMKGRRVLVPVASLGFVEIGEDEPRPVGFGGTL, from the coding sequence ATGGAAGTCAAGATCGGTGTCCGGTCCGTTCACCGCGAGCTCGTCGTCGAGACCGAGATGTCGTCCGAGCAGGTGGAAGAGGAGATCCGCAACGCCCTGGCCGCCGATCGGGGCGTGTTCTCCATCACCGACATGAAGGGCAGGCGCGTGCTCGTGCCGGTCGCCTCGCTCGGGTTCGTGGAGATCGGCGAGGACGAGCCGAGGCCGGTGGGCTTCGGCGGCACCCTCTGA
- a CDS encoding ferritin-like fold-containing protein, giving the protein MKDSPGVFDLLGVLAYAELSAFARMTDDAAALAPSLADRAALSELAVAEYEHFRLLRDQLAELGADPERAMAPFVEPLDAWHAQTAPSDWLQALVKAYVGEGIAFDFYREAAKRLDPSIAKLVDVVSADEGRSQFAVERVRAALKADPAASGRLALWARRLVGEALSQGQRVAAARPELARMLVEGADDQAEISRMFARLTEEHGKRMAALGL; this is encoded by the coding sequence ATGAAGGACTCTCCTGGTGTGTTCGACCTGCTCGGCGTCCTCGCCTACGCCGAGCTCAGCGCCTTCGCGCGGATGACGGACGACGCCGCGGCGCTGGCGCCCTCGCTGGCCGACCGGGCCGCGCTCAGCGAGCTGGCGGTGGCCGAGTACGAGCACTTCCGTCTGCTGCGCGACCAGCTCGCCGAGCTGGGCGCCGACCCGGAGCGGGCCATGGCGCCGTTCGTGGAGCCGCTGGACGCCTGGCACGCCCAGACCGCGCCGTCCGACTGGCTGCAGGCGCTGGTCAAGGCGTACGTCGGGGAGGGCATCGCGTTCGACTTCTACCGGGAGGCGGCCAAGCGCCTCGACCCGTCGATCGCGAAGCTGGTCGACGTGGTGTCGGCCGACGAGGGCCGCTCGCAGTTCGCGGTGGAACGGGTGCGGGCCGCGCTGAAGGCGGACCCGGCGGCTTCGGGACGGCTGGCGCTGTGGGCGCGGCGGCTCGTCGGGGAAGCGCTCAGCCAGGGGCAGCGGGTCGCCGCGGCCCGGCCGGAGCTGGCCCGGATGCTCGTGGAGGGAGCGGACGACCAGGCGGAGATCTCGCGGATGTTCGCCCGGCTGACAGAGGAGCACGGCAAGCGGATGGCGGCCCTCGGCCTCTGA
- a CDS encoding DEAD/DEAH box helicase — protein sequence MALPLALSGQDLIGQARTGTGKTLAFGIAMLQSIGKPRKNRKKPRGLVVVPTRELAVQVSEDLVTAAGKLGSRVLTVYGGRAYEPQVEALKAGVDVIVGTPGRLLDLVKQKHLDLSQVTALVLDEADRMLDLGFLPDIERIFKLIPEQRQTMLFSATMPGEIVGLSRKYLNRPTHVRAEHDSGEGETTPQVRQIVWRAHRMDKIEIVARLLQAEGRGLTMVFCETKRACDMVAEQLDTRGFAVAAVHGDLGQGQREQALRAFRNGKIDVLVATDVAARGIDIDDVTHVVNYDCPTDDKTYVHRIGRTGRAGRTGISVTFVEWEELTRWKMINQMLGLDFAEPEETYSTSAHVYTELNIPEGTKGVLPHAARSRAGLSAERIEDLGETGRSRTRGRRRDEREERPPAARTPRQRRRTRGGKLTQEGAAPVETLEVEPVDSHSRPNEETPAIITTDEVARATAEPRRRTRRSVVQDEPVAQDTPVAAAPPQDTAVAEAPVQEAPATRATSRTTGRATSRSATRTAPVETREAELVTPPVAQPVAERPVAAAVPEPSFLSTPPPPAGKEPERIIPPSPFAVIFQSPDLATDDDDIAPSAATERKQQRRQARGNGGNRRRAG from the coding sequence ATGGCGCTACCGCTCGCACTGAGCGGCCAGGACCTGATCGGGCAGGCCCGCACGGGCACCGGTAAGACCCTCGCGTTCGGCATCGCGATGCTCCAGAGCATCGGCAAGCCGCGCAAGAACCGCAAGAAGCCACGCGGCCTCGTCGTCGTGCCCACCCGCGAGCTGGCCGTCCAGGTCAGCGAGGACCTGGTGACCGCAGCCGGCAAGCTCGGCTCCCGGGTCCTGACCGTCTACGGCGGGCGGGCGTACGAGCCGCAGGTCGAGGCGCTCAAGGCCGGCGTCGACGTGATCGTCGGCACCCCCGGCCGGCTGCTCGACCTGGTCAAGCAGAAGCACCTCGACCTCAGCCAGGTCACCGCGCTCGTGCTCGACGAAGCCGACCGGATGCTCGACCTGGGCTTCCTGCCCGACATCGAGCGGATCTTCAAGCTGATCCCCGAGCAGCGGCAGACCATGCTCTTCTCGGCCACCATGCCGGGCGAGATCGTCGGGCTGTCGCGCAAGTACCTCAACCGTCCCACGCACGTGCGGGCCGAGCACGACAGCGGCGAGGGGGAGACCACCCCGCAGGTCCGCCAGATCGTCTGGCGGGCCCACCGCATGGACAAGATCGAGATCGTGGCCCGGCTGCTCCAGGCCGAGGGGCGCGGGCTCACCATGGTCTTCTGCGAGACCAAGCGCGCCTGCGACATGGTCGCCGAGCAGCTCGACACCCGCGGCTTCGCAGTCGCGGCCGTCCACGGCGACCTGGGTCAGGGCCAGCGCGAGCAGGCGCTGCGCGCCTTCCGCAACGGCAAGATCGACGTGCTGGTCGCCACCGACGTGGCGGCGCGCGGCATCGACATCGATGACGTCACCCACGTGGTCAACTACGACTGCCCCACCGACGACAAGACCTACGTGCACCGCATCGGCCGCACCGGCCGGGCCGGGCGCACGGGCATCTCGGTCACGTTCGTCGAGTGGGAGGAGCTGACCCGCTGGAAGATGATCAACCAGATGCTGGGCCTCGACTTCGCCGAGCCGGAGGAGACCTACTCCACCTCGGCGCACGTCTACACCGAGCTGAACATCCCCGAAGGCACCAAGGGCGTCCTGCCGCACGCCGCCCGTTCGCGGGCCGGTCTGTCGGCCGAGCGCATCGAGGACCTGGGCGAGACCGGCAGGTCGCGCACGCGGGGCCGCCGGCGTGACGAGCGGGAGGAGCGTCCCCCCGCCGCGCGCACGCCGCGCCAGCGCCGCCGCACCCGTGGCGGCAAGCTCACGCAGGAGGGCGCCGCGCCCGTGGAGACGCTGGAGGTCGAGCCCGTGGACAGCCATTCGCGCCCGAACGAGGAGACACCCGCGATCATCACGACAGACGAGGTGGCCAGGGCCACCGCTGAGCCGCGCCGCCGCACCCGCCGGTCCGTCGTCCAGGACGAGCCCGTCGCCCAGGACACGCCCGTGGCCGCCGCGCCGCCGCAGGACACAGCGGTGGCCGAGGCCCCGGTCCAGGAGGCGCCCGCCACCCGGGCCACGAGCCGGACCACGGGCCGCGCCACGAGCCGGTCCGCGACCCGGACGGCTCCCGTGGAGACACGGGAGGCCGAGCTGGTCACCCCGCCGGTCGCCCAGCCCGTCGCTGAGCGTCCGGTCGCGGCCGCCGTTCCGGAGCCGAGCTTCCTGTCCACCCCCCCGCCGCCGGCCGGCAAGGAGCCGGAGCGGATCATCCCGCCGAGCCCGTTCGCGGTGATCTTCCAGTCACCCGACCTGGCGACGGACGACGACGACATCGCGCCGTCCGCCGCCACCGAGCGCAAGCAGCAGCGCCGCCAGGCGCGCGGCAACGGCGGCAACCGCCGTCGCGCCGGCTGA